The following coding sequences are from one Triticum dicoccoides isolate Atlit2015 ecotype Zavitan chromosome 4A, WEW_v2.0, whole genome shotgun sequence window:
- the LOC119285027 gene encoding AP-3 complex subunit sigma-like gives MIQAVMVISTLGKPRLLKFYNFQDSEKHQELVRGVFQLLSARPEGVSNFVEAVAIFGPGTRLVYKHLATLYFVFVFDSSENELAMLDLVQVFVETLNRCFKNVCELDIVFNFNKLHTVLDEMILGGQVIETSSEQIMKSVEEIARLEKQSSTTSLIPKSISERFSR, from the exons ATGATCCAGGCGGTGATGGTTATCAGCACTCTGGGCAAGCCCCGCCTCCTCAAGTTCTACAATTTCCAG GATTCGGAGAAGCACCAGGAGCTGGTCCGCGGCGTCTTCCAGT TGTTATCTGCGAGGCCCGAGGGTGTGAGCAATTTCGTCGAGGCTGTTGCAATCTTTGGACCG GGAACGAGACTGGTCTACAAGCATTTGGCGACACTATACTTCGTCTTTGTCTTTGATAGCTCTGAGAATGAGCTTGCCATGCTCGACCTTGTACAAG TTTTTGTTGAAACATTGAATAGGTGCTTCAAGAATGTATGTGAGCTTGACATTGTATTTAACTTCAACAAG CTTCACACAGTTTTGGATGAAATGATACTGGGAGGACAAGTGATTGAAACAAGTTCAGAGCAAATAATGAAATCTGTAGAAGAGATTGCGAG GCTAGAGAAACAATCAAGCACAACTAGCCTCATACCAAAGTCAATATCGGAGCGTTTCAGCCGTTAA